The Solanum lycopersicum chromosome 6, SLM_r2.1 genome has a window encoding:
- the APS1 gene encoding acid phosphatase 1 precursor yields the protein MRIFVFLALLTVAIGTENLNSHVFPRPLIIEYPEKQLRDELKCTTWRFVVETNNLSPWKTIPEECADYVKEYMVGPGYEMEIDRVSDEAGEYAKSVDLGDDGRDVWIFDVDETLLSNLPYYSDHRYGLEVFDDVEFDKWVEKGTAPALGSSLKLYQEVLKLGFKVFLLTGRSERHRSVTVENLMNAGFHDWHKLILRGSDDHGKTATTYKSERRNEMVEEGFRIVGNSGDQWSDLLGSSMTYRSFKLPNPMYYIL from the exons ATGAGGATTTTCGTGTTCTTGGCGTTGTTGACTGTTGCAATCGGAACTGAAAATCTCAATTCTCATGTGTTTCCAAGGCCATTGATTATTGAGTATCCTGAAAAACAATTGAGGGATGAGTTGAAGTGTACGACTTGGAGGTTTGTTGTTGAAACGAATAATTTAAGTCCATGGAAGACGATTCCAGAGGAATGTGCTGATTATGTCAAGGAATATATGGTGGGTCCAGGTTATGAGATGGAGATTGATAGGGTTTCGGATGAGGCGGGAGAATATGCCAAAAGTGTTGATTTGGGAGATGATGGAAGAGATGTGTGGATTTTTGATGTTGACGAAACTTTGCTTTCGAATCTTCCTTATTATTCTGATCATCGTTATGG ATTGGAGGTATTTGATGATGTGGAATTTGATAAATGGGTTGAGAAGGGAACGGCGCCAGCCTTGGGGTCCAGCTTGAAGCTTTATCAAGAAGTTCTGAAGCTGGGATTCAAAGTTTTCTTGCTGACTGGGCGCAGTGAAAGACACAGAAGTGTTACTGTGGAGAATTTGATGAATGCTGGATTCCACGATTGGCACAAGCTCATTCTAAG AGGCTCGGACGACCATGGCAAAACAGCAACAACCTATAAATCAGAGAGACGAAATGAGATGGTAGAAGAAGGTTTCCGCATAGTGGGCAACTCAGGAGACCAATGGAGTGATCTGCTAGGCTCCTCTATGACTTATCGCTCATTCAAGCTTCCAAACCCGATGTATTACATTCTTTAA